Below is a genomic region from Plasmodium relictum strain SGS1 genome assembly, chromosome: 13.
agtatatttttctttcatatttttttatttttatttttttttttaatgatatattttatattttaatttgaattaggaataaatttttcatttataatcaaaagatttatatgaattcacaattatgaaatttttttttaataatatgcTTAAACCTAAAAAATTAtgcaaaatataaatgttaaaaaaaaaattaataataaagcaTAAAAATTAGGaatcatataaaattaaaaaaagagattAATATAAAGGTAAATAAATTAagatgaaattaaaattggaaaataaggaaaatttaaaagaatacaaataaaacattaaaaatatcttttttatatgcGCACGTTCTTGCACCTtatgttaatatatatatatttatataaatgaagaataCTTTATAGGTatcattataatataaataaattaaaatttttactaaagctttaaaaaatttattttattttattattttttttaaataaaatatagaagtaaaattttttgtttcagTACAATTCAAATCtctttaaatgaaaatatttagatttaatcaaagaaataaaaatatattaaaaatagttaatacttcaaaaaaaaaaaaaaaaaaaaaaaaaatatatataaaaatatataaatatatacatttaataatattaaaatgcataatttttttaattatcagatataaagaatattattcacatataatttttttgaagtaACAAAAAGACAAGATAAATATAGGAAAGctgttaaaaatttattaaaaaaaaaaaaaaattaagattttaaatataattttactccaaattttgtattatctGGAAGAGATATTTTTGATAAATCaatctaaaaaaatatttaaaaaaaaaaagaaaaaaatttatattacataatcttattatttatttatttattttaatgttAAATAATGTTATTACTTGTGATCCTAATGTTACAGTTAcaaattcattatatttatgaGTTAGTGATAAAGCAACTTTAGTATCATTACTAATctttgtttttataaaagtatttttattattaagatACCATATAGATGCAACATTTatatttgcttttttttcaatCATATTCTGGACAACCTCAATACTAACAgcattatcatttatatttttattttgaaaaaataaattaaatgctAATAATCCATATAAATGTTTGTTGCTAGGAATTCtacaataaataaataaataaataaataaatatatatatatatataattattaaataaataaatatttttctttttttttattttatttaatattacgatctgaatgaaaaaatataatgattaTCATTATGATTTTTAGTGTATGCTCCACCAAATGAGTACTGCAAATTTTTGATATCCAGATTTCCTTGAATTAAAcctataaataaataaaatcattTACAAGATgtacatttatttatatttttgcaaTCCTAAGATAATAAGTTAATACCTCCAAGTTTAAAATTTGGATATTTAGGATGGGAATAGAcatgaatatatttaaaaaaaaagtttcgAACATTAATTGATGAAAATATGTTCGTATCTTCAGTGTTATATTCACTATATATTTCAAACGTATCATCTGCTTTTTCACTATTTTTCATATACTTTCCACACaaattaacattttttatgaaagcaggctaaaaaaataaaatcaaattgataatgattttaaaaatattaataataacaataaaaataatagtacGTTTAAAACTATCAACAAATAATTACTTGATACTTTATATCTAGAAAATTTATTCCTGAGTTatcaaattttatttcatttttcgTATCATAAATGCTATTTTTAAAGCTTGTGTAAATGCTATATGTATTATTTGAAAATGATAAGCCACTTTTTaaaaactataaaaaaaaaaaaaaaatcatttatataaataaaaatattaataaaataaaaaaaaaaaaattttttttttgtataatttaTAGTACTGGATATTTAGAAATACTAGTATGCTCTAACTCAAATTTGCTTGAATGAGGAAagtcattttttaataaatctacaattaaaattgaaataatgcataattattaaataatttataaaaataatttttttcattttatatcctaatttataatttttttataatacctATTGAAGGTTTGTTTAATAATTTGGGAAAAtccattttattaaatttgaaataaatttaaattttagaAAGGGTATAAtatgtaatttatttttatatttttttaaaaaacaatatatttttattataatttatatatgtatatatatagtgatatattttattccaataaaacaaaaatatacatactttttattttataaactttatttctttaaaatagaaaaaatcaataattataaaatttttatttttttaaattgttttaaaaaattttttttaataaataatgcaattttttttctaatcgtttttcatttttttaaagaagctataaaaaattaaatatcagacattaaaaatttttattttatacatatttaaaaattaacaaaattaaaactgtaataaaaaataaaaattaaaataaattattaaaattagttACATTCAATTAAAatgatattatattttatttaaaaaaaataaaataaaataaagcgtatataaaaataaaaaactaaatatgcttaaaaatattttatcatttttatttttctattatgtATATGTATAGTATATGTAATtcaaagaataaaaaaattttaataagattttttttttttatatttaaaaaaatattatgaaatattttcatattaataaacttattttaatttagaatGATTTTACAATTGaacttattattatttcattttttttttaattttttttttattctttgcatacataaatatgtaaactaaataatttttttataatattagagagaaattttttttttttatataagcttatttttatatcttttttttttttttttacacttattttagtaattttttttttaaatgtaagGAATAAAGattttactatatatatatattatttaattctttttttttttcttaaattaataataaaatggaggatattttaaatgagaTAATTTCAttaagtgaaaaaaaaagagaagaaaaagaggaaaacaagaaaaaaaaaaaaaaaaaaaattttaaagatgATGACACTTACAATTATTGTGATGCATCAACTAATTGTACAGTTGATGATATAAAtacagaaaaaataaatatatttagtaaaataataaatgataataaaggAAATGAATCAGATATGTATAAagatattgaaaaaaatgttGATGAAAATACTCCTTTAtttcaaaatgaaaatacaTTAAACACATATTTACTAAATGTAAATGATATAAACACTAATATttctaatatttataaaaatattgataaaataaatgttataaaaaaaaaaatagatttaaatatatatgataacgaaaaattatataaaaaagtgaatttaataataaatgattCGGAACAAATCGTtgaacatataaaaataaaaattaatgaattaaataatgaaaataatgaatttgaAAGAAGCAGCAATATGATCAGTGAAATTAAATTgcgaataaatatatttattgacGTTGTAAATAAGTACAAATGTtgcataaataaatataaaaatatatgtaatcaatattatgaatatgtaaataaaaatataattaagcATTATAAATTGATACATCCCAACTTAAACGATcataatatacataaattattaaaacagAATAATCACAGTATAGaagattttttaaatatgaataaaacaTGCCAaaacaataatatatattatacaaATGTGGAACAaatagaaatagaaaaaataaaagaaaaatacaatgaattaaaaaatcttGAGAAAAGTATATTATCATTGAATGAATTATATATTGAACTAGcatatgtaataaaaaaaagaaaaaacgttattaataatattgaaaataacGTATTTCAAGTAAAAGAATATACAGAAGATGCTTTGACAAACATAATAGaagcaaaaaaatataatgcaatgattaaacaaaaaattatgtattttagtatttttcttttaatagtcgcttttattattttatttccaattttttttaattttacactgttttaaacttttatttataaacatGTTTattacacatatatatatattcatttcatcatttttccattttaaaattattgattttataattattcatattaaaattatctctttttttttttttaaattgtttagaatttatatcttttctttagaaaagaaaagtttttatattttaagtaaaatatataacgtatttttatctaattgaataataaaattaaaatatttaaaatttttttttttattatttaacttttattttttttttttttgactaATTTTAAGGCAAAATGTtgattaatatttttgtttctgtgtatatacataaataaaataaataagttGTAAACGATTATTaagaattttcttttttttattaaatataaaatttattaataaattaaattatatctttattaaatgtcaattttttttaattatttgaaaaaaataagagaaataatgaagatatgaacattttgaatttttttttaatttgcaTTTCCATTAAAAAATTAGCACTAGTGccattttatatatgaattgttttttttcattaatttaatattattcaatttattttttatgaataaataataataatagtataatattatatatataaaagaaaaaaaaagtaagaaaaaatatataaaaaagataaatacaataagaatataaaaatatttgaaacaaataacatatatatatatatatatacttcaATATTGCAATAATTATACAAATACTACTAAAAATTtgacaaaaattaaaatatagagataggaataaaaattttaaagcttttaatattttaaaaaaatataaaaataaatatatgtattatatatatatataaattaatgttAAGAATGTGTAACatgaataaacaaaaaaaaaaaattaaaaaagtacTAGACATATTTATAAGTTAGAATTATATTCATCATATATATCTAATATTAAATCTCTTAAAAGAATAGGtgtaaatatcttttttaaagGATTTTCATCAATCATTTGTTTTTGATAGCATTCACaaataaaacaatataaaACGGTATCGGCTAAAGTAGATATAGttgtaataaaataagatgTTATTATTCCACACAAAATACCAATTAcctgaaaaaagaaaaagttattgaaatatatatgaaataaaaaaataaaaaaataataaattattttgttcTTTTGCATATACAAATGATGCAAAAAATGGATTAGGAACAAAATTTGGTGAAAACAAATCACTATATCtttgaaaattattaaaaatctaaaaaaaaaaaagaaataataataataataaataaaaagttattatTACGTGAAGTATAATATTagtataataatgataataaaataaatttatatattttctgttttacattaaatgataaaaatgtcATAATCATGGTAGTGAAGCAGGGAAATATTATATTCAGTATGTAAGTtgtctaaaaaaaaaaaaattaaaaaaatagaaaaaaaaatgtatttatttttataatttatttaaaattcttttaaaaaattctttatttactCCATGTAAAGATGCTGCTGGCGAAGTAGAATTAATTAGCTTTTTTGATGAAGTATCACAAGCAAATAAATAAGGATATGATGTCATAGACAtctgaaaatataaatgaaataaaattttatattaattttataatattttatcattttttttttttttttattttactgtaattttctttttcatgtaaatattatatatttttataattttctttttttttcatttatattttttgtgattaaaaaaaataacttacTTCACAATAAGCGGACATTGTATGCAAATCAATGAGCTTAGAAACAGGCCTTAATATAAAATCTATAacatgaaaattaaaaaatatttatatataatattactCTTAACAGTATGTTattaaaatgataataattaatattatattattttatttttttttatttacaaaatcTTTCCTTTAGGTTATGAATTAAatcattgaaaaaaaaagggagAGATAAAGTACTATTAGCCCAAAAGAACAAAACACGTAGAAGTTTAATGGATAAGTTAATAAAACTTGATAAAACTAGACTACCAAAATGATAATCTAGAATtgtttctaaaaaaaaaaaagaaaaagaaaaaataaataaatgtacaaataaataaaaaaaattttaaataaatttataaggatatcttgttttattttaaaatataaaaaattactcATGGTTTCTCccacatttatatttttatggaaACGAACTTTATCACTAAAATACCACACAGCTcctataaatataaatatatacatatatacatatgaAATTCTTATATTTAATCAAACGttta
It encodes:
- a CDS encoding voltage-dependent anion-selective channel protein, putative, which produces MDFPKLLNKPSIDLLKNDFPHSSKFELEHTSISKYPFLKSGLSFSNNTYSIYTSFKNSIYDTKNEIKFDNSGINFLDIKYQPAFIKNVNLCGKYMKNSEKADDTFEIYSEYNTEDTNIFSSINVRNFFFKYIHVYSHPKYPNFKLGGLIQGNLDIKNLQYSFGGAYTKNHNDNHYIFSFRSIPSNKHLYGLLAFNLFFQNKNINDNAVSIEVVQNMIEKKANINVASIWYLNNKNTFIKTKISNDTKVALSLTHKYNEFVTVTLGSQIDLSKISLPDNTKFGVKLYLKS
- the SYN11 gene encoding syntaxin, Qa-SNARE family, putative; the protein is MEDILNEIISLSEKKREEKEENKKKKKKKNFKDDDTYNYCDASTNCTVDDINTEKINIFSKIINDNKGNESDMYKDIEKNVDENTPLFQNENTLNTYLLNVNDINTNISNIYKNIDKINVIKKKIDLNIYDNEKLYKKVNLIINDSEQIVEHIKIKINELNNENNEFERSSNMISEIKLRINIFIDVVNKYKCCINKYKNICNQYYEYVNKNIIKHYKLIHPNLNDHNIHKLLKQNNHSIEDFLNMNKTCQNNNIYYTNVEQIEIEKIKEKYNELKNLEKSILSLNELYIELAYVIKKRKNVINNIENNVFQVKEYTEDALTNIIEAKKYNAMIKQKIMYFSIFLLIVAFIILFPIFFNFTLF